CGCGTGGACGGCGTGCTGCAGCCCGCGCCCGCCCCTCCCGCGCAGCTCCGCGCCGCCGTCGTGAGCCGCCTCAAGATCATGGCGGAGATGGACATCGCCGAGCGGCGCCTTCCGCAGGACGGCCGCGTGCGGCTTCGCACCGGCGACCGCGAGCTGGACGTGCGCGTCTCCACCCTCCCCACGCTGCACGGGGAGAGCGTGGTGCTGCGCCTGCTGGACACGGAGGGGGAGCGGATCGGGCTGGAGGGGATGGGGATGGGGGCCGACACGCTGTCCGCGCTGCTCGGCTTCGCGGGGCGCCCGCACGGCGTGGTGCTCGCCACGGGCCCCACCGGGAGCGGAAAGACGACGACGCTGTACGGCCTCCTCGACCGCATCCGCACGGGGCGCGAGAAGATCGTCTCGGTGGAGGACCCGGTGGAGTACGAGCTGGCCGGCGTGGCGCAGGTTCCGGTCAACACGCGCGCCGGGCTGACATTTGCGCGGGCGCTGCGCTCCATCCTGCGCCAGGACCCCGACATCCTGCTCGTGGGCGAGATGCGCGACCCGGAGACGGCGGAGATCTGCGTGCAGGCGGCGCTCACCGGGCACATGGTTCTCTCCACGCTGCACACCAACGACGCGCCGGGCGCGCTCACGAGGCTCGTGGAGTTGGGCGTTCCGGACTACCTTGTGGCGAGCACGGTGGAGGCGGTGCTCGCCCAGCGCCTCGTGCGCCGCGTCTGCGCCCACTGCGCCGAGCCGGGGCCCATCGATCCCTCGGTCGCCCGTGGGATGGCGGAGGCCGGCTACCCCGCCTCCCGGGCCCTGCGCGGGCGCGGCTGCCCATCGTGCCGCGGCACCGGCTTCCGGGGCCGCACGGGGATCTACGAGCTCCTCCGCGTGGACGACGAGCTGCGCGCCGAGCTCCTCCTGCGCCCCGGCGCCGACGGCCTGCGCCGCCTGGCACTCGCCCGCGGCATGCGGCCGTTGCAGGCGGATGGATGGAGGCAGGTGGCGGCGGGGGTGACGACGCCGGAAGAGGTGCTGCGGGTGGCGTGAGGGGGGGTGGGGGGTGGGGGGTGGGGGGTGGGGAATGGGGAATGGGGAATGGGTGGGGATGGCGGATGGCGGATGGCGGATGGCGGACGGGGATGGGCGCGGAACGCCGGGCGTCGAGCGCCGGAACGCCGGCATCCGAACCCCCGGGGGATGAATCCCCCGGCTGGAACCACGCGAAGCCCGCTGAAGCGGGCTGGTGGGAGCCATATTTTGTCATCCTGAGCGACGCGCTGCACCGCACTCGCCCGATCTCGGAACTCTGGCGCGGAGCGAAGGATCTAATACGCGTGGCGAGGGGTTCGTAAAGGTTTCGCGGTCCTCGCGTTTCGCCGGCTAGATCCTTCGGTCGCCGCGGCAGTGGGGAGGCAACGTGGAGGCCGGTGTGGCGGCTCCCTCAGGATGACAGAATGGGGGGCTCGGAGGCACTCAGGACTTAGCACTTAGGACTTAGCACTAGGCACTCGGCACTCGGCACTCGGCACTTCGCACCCCACCAACCCGATTAACGATGCCTCACACCCGAAAGACGGCGGGGTTCACGCTGGTGGAGATCCTGGTGGTGATCATCGTTATCGCGGTGCTCGCCACGCTGGTGGCGCCCAACGTGTTTCGGCACGTGGGAAGGGCCAAGGACAGCACCGCGCGCGCGCAGATCGAGATGCTGGGGTCGGCGCTGGAGGCGTACCGGCTGGACAACGACGCCTACCCCACCACCGAGCAGGGGCTCGCGGCACTGGTGAAGCGGCCGGAGACGGCCCCCGTGCCGCGCGATTGGAGAGGGCCCTACCTCAAGCGCGACGTGCCCAAGGATCCGTGGGGGGCCGCGTACGTCTACCGCAGCCCCGCGCGTGAGGACGCCGGCGGCTACGAGCTCCTCACGCTGGGGCGCGACGCGCGCGAGGGCGGCGAGGGCGAGAACGCCGACATCTCCGCGCGGTAGCAGGCCGTGCCCTCCTTCGCCTGGCGCGCCGCCGACGCGGCCGGCCGCACGCTGAAAGGCGTGGAGGAAGCGGCTTCGCCCGCGGCGCTGGAGCGCGCGCTGGGGGCGCGGGGGCTGTACCCGCTGGAGGTGGCGCCCGCCCCCGCGCGGGATGCGGGGGAGCGCCGCGGCGGCGGGCGCGGAAAGCGCGCGGAGATGGTGGAGTCCATCCGCTACCTGGCCACGCTCCTCTCCGCCGGCTTTCCGCTGGACCGCGCCCTGGGGGCGGTGGCGCGCGTGGCCGGGAGGAACGACGTGGCGGAAGCCGTGGCCGAGGTGCGCACCCGAGTGCGCGGCGGGGCGCGGCTGGCCGAGGGGATGGCCGAGCACCCCGACATCTTCCCCCGCTTCGCCGTGGGGATGGTGCGCGCGGGGGAGCGCGGCGGCTACCTGGCCGATTCGCTGGACCGCCTGGCCGTGCAGCTGGAGCGCGAGCAGGCGCTGAGGGCGCGCCTCGCATCGGCCATGCTGTACCCGGCGGTGATGGTGCTGGTGGGCGCCGCGGCGCTGGCGACGCTCTTCGTGCAGGTGCTGCCGCGCTTCGTGGAGCTGCTGGCCGACACCGGCTCCCAGCTCCCGCGCTCCACCGCGCTCCTGCTGGCGACGGGCGACTTCGTGGGGCGCTGGTGGCCCGCGCTGCTGATGCTGCCGATGCTGCTGGCCGCGGCGCTCGCGGCCGTCCGCGCCACCGAGGAAGGGCGCCACGCCGTGGACCGCGCGCTCCTGCGCGCGCCCGTCGCGGGGAAGATCCGGCGCAGCGTGGCGGCGGTGCGGCTGGCGCGGGCGCTCTCGACCCTCCTGCGCAGCGGGATGCCGATCCTCCCCGCGTTGGAGACGGCCTCCGAGGCCCAGTCCGATGCCGCCGTCGCCGCCGACGTGCTGCGGGTGCGCGAGGAGGTGCGCGCGGGCGACGGGCTGGCGGTCTCATTGCGCCGTGGCGGCGTGTACCCCTTCTCCTTCCTGCAGATGGTGGAAGTGGGGGAGGAGGGCGGCCGCCTTCCCGAGATGCTGGAGCGCGCCGCCGAGGCCATGGAGGGCGAGGTGGAGCGCTCGCTGGAGCGCCTCCTTCGCCTGGTGGAGCCGGTGATGATCGTGGCGTTCGGCGGCGCGGTGGGCTTCGTCGCCCTCTCGCTCCTGCAGGCGATCTACGGCATCCAGAACGTGCCCTGAGCCATCCGACCGGATTGAGATGACACGAGCCGATTCGACCGACCGCAAACCGCCACGTCGCGTACAGTTGGCGATCGCGCTGGCGCCTGAGCGGATGGTGGCGGCGAGCGGGCCGGCGGCGCGCATCCCCGAAGTACTGGAGAGCGACCTGTCGCCCGCCACGCGCGGCGGGGGCTGGCCGGAGCTGGACGAGGCTCTCGCCGCGCTGGCGGCGGCGCTGGGCGCGTCGGGTGGCACGCTGGACGTGGCGCTTCTGGGGCGGTTGGGACACGCCAAGGTCGTCCCGCTCCCGCCGGTGCGCAGGGCGGAGCTGGGCGCTCTGGTGGCCAAGAACGCCCGCCGCCATTTCGCCGTGCGCGACGAGTCGCTGGTGGCCGATGCGGTGCGCGTGGAACGGGTCCGCGCCGGCGCCCCGGCCGCGACGCTGGCCGTCGTCGCGCCGGAAGCGATCGTCGAAGCCGTGGGCGCGGCGGCGCAGGCGTGCGGATTCACCCTGGGGCGCATCGTCCCCGGCGCGGTCGCGCTGGCGGAGGCGGTGCGCGCGCGGGTGCCGGCGGCGCGGCGCGGGCGTGTGGGTGTCGTCGCGCGCACGCAGGCCGGGGTGGAGGTGGTGATCCTGCGCGAGGGGACGCTGGAGGCCGTCCATCCCCTCGCCGCCGGGCCGGCGGAGGACGCGGCGTCGCTGGCGGAGCGCGTCGTGGCCACCCTGCGCCCCGCGGCGGAGTGGTCGCCGCTCGACGGGCTGGTGGTGTGCGGGGCGGCGGAGGACGACCTCGCCCTTCGCGACGCCCTCTCGCGGCGGGCCGATGCGCCTCCCCCGCTCGCCGCGGCAGGGGTGCAGCAGATCCCCGCCGAGGCGGTGCTCGCGCTGGGGGCGGCGCTGGCCCGCGACTCCGTGCCGCAGCTCATGCCCGCGGCCATGGTGCGCGCCCGCGCGCGCCTTCAGCGGCGGCGCAACGTGGTGCTGGTGGCGGCTTCGGCGCTCCTCCTCCTGATCGCGGCCGGATTCCACCTGAACGGGCTGCGGCGCGAGCTGGACGCGGTACTGGCGCGCAGGGCCGAGATCGCGCCCGCCGTGCGCCGCGCCCGCGAGACGCGCGCCGGGGTGGACGAGGTGAGGATGCGCCTCGCCGCGCTCGCGGCCCTCGAGCGCGACGCGCCGGAGTGGACGGCGGAGGTGGCCGCGCTGGCCCGCGCCCTTCCGGACTCCGCGCACCTCACCACCCTGACGGCCGACTCCGTGAGCGTGCGGCTGGGGGGGATCGCGCGCTCGGCGGCGTCGGTGGTGCCGGCGCTGGAGGCTTCGCCGCGGCTGGCGCGGGTGGCGCTGGCGGCGCCGGTGCGCTGGGAAGCGGGGGATGCGGGGGAGCGCTTCGACATCGCCGCCACCCGGGAGTCGCGGCCATGAACGCGCCCCGGCTGAACGCGCGCGACCGCCGCGCCGTCGCCATCGGCGCGATGATCCTGCTGCCGGGGCTGGCGTGGGCGTTCGGCGTCCGCCCCTACCTGGACGCGGTATCCGACACGGGCGAGCGGGTGAGGACGGAGCGCGCGCTGCTGGAGCGCGAGCTGGCGCTGGTGGCCGGGGCGCGCCGCCATCCGGAGGAGTTCCGCGCGGGCGCCGAGCGGCTGCTGGGCGAGGCTCCCCGCCTGATCGGCGGCAGCGACGACGGGGCGGCGGCCGCGGCCCTCGCTGGCTACCTGCGGCGGCTGGCCGGGATGGGCGGCGCATCGCTCCGCTCGGTGGAGCCGGCGACCACCCGCGACGCCGGCGCCGGAATTACGGCGCTGCCGGTGGTGGTGAGCGGCGAGGCGGACCTGCAGGAGGTGCTCACCTTCCTGCGGCTGCTGGAGACGGGGCCCAAGCTGGTGCAGGTGCGCGAGCTGCGGCTGGAGTCGATGTCGCGCGGGACGCC
The sequence above is drawn from the Longimicrobium sp. genome and encodes:
- a CDS encoding GspE/PulE family protein, with product MHAESGVPIERPGDWVTREYLEEHRLLPLARGDEGVVVAFAGRPDPQAVAELEVLFGARVALREWAEDELLQAVREAFGHDDTAAGMIAGMAGGSDDGDVGTHDLEEMANQAPVVRLVNLLLTEAVEAGASDVHMEAEARGMSVRYRVDGVLQPAPAPPAQLRAAVVSRLKIMAEMDIAERRLPQDGRVRLRTGDRELDVRVSTLPTLHGESVVLRLLDTEGERIGLEGMGMGADTLSALLGFAGRPHGVVLATGPTGSGKTTTLYGLLDRIRTGREKIVSVEDPVEYELAGVAQVPVNTRAGLTFARALRSILRQDPDILLVGEMRDPETAEICVQAALTGHMVLSTLHTNDAPGALTRLVELGVPDYLVASTVEAVLAQRLVRRVCAHCAEPGPIDPSVARGMAEAGYPASRALRGRGCPSCRGTGFRGRTGIYELLRVDDELRAELLLRPGADGLRRLALARGMRPLQADGWRQVAAGVTTPEEVLRVA
- the gspG gene encoding type II secretion system major pseudopilin GspG, with the protein product MPHTRKTAGFTLVEILVVIIVIAVLATLVAPNVFRHVGRAKDSTARAQIEMLGSALEAYRLDNDAYPTTEQGLAALVKRPETAPVPRDWRGPYLKRDVPKDPWGAAYVYRSPAREDAGGYELLTLGRDAREGGEGENADISAR
- a CDS encoding type II secretion system F family protein, producing MPSFAWRAADAAGRTLKGVEEAASPAALERALGARGLYPLEVAPAPARDAGERRGGGRGKRAEMVESIRYLATLLSAGFPLDRALGAVARVAGRNDVAEAVAEVRTRVRGGARLAEGMAEHPDIFPRFAVGMVRAGERGGYLADSLDRLAVQLEREQALRARLASAMLYPAVMVLVGAAALATLFVQVLPRFVELLADTGSQLPRSTALLLATGDFVGRWWPALLMLPMLLAAALAAVRATEEGRHAVDRALLRAPVAGKIRRSVAAVRLARALSTLLRSGMPILPALETASEAQSDAAVAADVLRVREEVRAGDGLAVSLRRGGVYPFSFLQMVEVGEEGGRLPEMLERAAEAMEGEVERSLERLLRLVEPVMIVAFGGAVGFVALSLLQAIYGIQNVP
- a CDS encoding PilN domain-containing protein, with product MAIALAPERMVAASGPAARIPEVLESDLSPATRGGGWPELDEALAALAAALGASGGTLDVALLGRLGHAKVVPLPPVRRAELGALVAKNARRHFAVRDESLVADAVRVERVRAGAPAATLAVVAPEAIVEAVGAAAQACGFTLGRIVPGAVALAEAVRARVPAARRGRVGVVARTQAGVEVVILREGTLEAVHPLAAGPAEDAASLAERVVATLRPAAEWSPLDGLVVCGAAEDDLALRDALSRRADAPPPLAAAGVQQIPAEAVLALGAALARDSVPQLMPAAMVRARARLQRRRNVVLVAASALLLLIAAGFHLNGLRRELDAVLARRAEIAPAVRRARETRAGVDEVRMRLAALAALERDAPEWTAEVAALARALPDSAHLTTLTADSVSVRLGGIARSAASVVPALEASPRLARVALAAPVRWEAGDAGERFDIAATRESRP
- a CDS encoding GspMb/PilO family protein, giving the protein MNAPRLNARDRRAVAIGAMILLPGLAWAFGVRPYLDAVSDTGERVRTERALLERELALVAGARRHPEEFRAGAERLLGEAPRLIGGSDDGAAAAALAGYLRRLAGMGGASLRSVEPATTRDAGAGITALPVVVSGEADLQEVLTFLRLLETGPKLVQVRELRLESMSRGTPAAGASYATNAFLPATPPPEGPAPISFRFVATGFTLAADTLRDAGAGAAR